The stretch of DNA TTCAACCGTTTCAGTCTGCAAGATTTTTACATTGTTCTTTATTTGCTAGTATCACATGATGATATTCTAAGCCACAGCTCTCTCCAAATAGATATTATAACTAATAAGAGGCTTAGAATATTAAGCACGACTTTTTACGGCCAAAGTTTGTGGTCAAACGTAAATGAACCACCATTTGAGAACTAATGGAGACATAGTAATATAACCGGTTTATTATTCAAGTGTAACATATACTCACAAAGgttttcattcattcaagTTAGTAATCAATGAGTTCTCAGAGCTATAAATAGTGTTAGTTAAGGGCCCTTGTTCAATCTTTTTGCATTttctattctatttttttttgttgcaattttttttttgcagtaACACTGATTATCCTATCAACATTTCCACAACCGCATAACATTTGCTTCTCaatatgaaattgttaCAATATATCATTGtttttatcattacttCCTTGAATGGGTCCTTGGTCGCTGCTTCAGTAGGTTCTCCATTCACTCTTTACAAGGGCTCCAAACCTTTTTACAGCTgtaataatcaaatttccGACACTGTTTCGTTCTGTATCGAAGCAACTGATTATCAATGTCTTTGcaccaataaaaattatttagCCACAGTTGCAGGTTGTCTTCAAACTGTTGGGCCATCACCTTCTGCTGTCAATGGGCTTGTTACTTTTTGTGGTACCCGTGGCGTTTATTTTGATAGCTACAATTGGTTTAATGATTCACTTCAATTGTATTTACAACAAGCTAAATCGAAGAACCAGATTCAAAACTTCAATAAATCTTCGCCCCTTGAAACTCCGtttattttgaatcaaaCTGCTCTTATGCTTTACCAACAAACGTACAATATGTATTATGCCAATTTGGATAACTCCTTATACTATGGTGCCGCATGTTTGGGATATTGGTTGTTGATGCTTTTAGTTATCGGATTAGTTAATTGGACAAAGGTtttatttccaaattttgtCAAGAAGTTGACATCTCCTATCGTTAACAAATGGAGAAAGTATATCTCGGCACCAGCAActtttaaaagaaaaaaggcAGAAGAACAACGATTATTCAAGATTGTTTCTCATTTAATCCTTTCAAGGTTTGATTCGATGATTGTGTTTGGTTTTTATATCTTGGTAATTGTTCTCCATGCCATTAATTATCCGGCCATTGAGAATGAAGTACGCTATAAAAGTCAGTACTTGGCCCATATGAAGATTCTTGGAGATAGAACGGCAGTGGTTGGTATTATGTTGATGCCTttgattttcttatttGCTGGCAGAAATAACTTTTTGCAATGGATAGTTGGTCTCAATTACAGTACTTTTGTTGGTTATCATAGACATCTTGCAAGAATTATGTTTGCATTGTTTGTTATTCATGCTGCAGCATTTTCCTATCTATTTGGTGACAACTACAATTTGGTTATGTCAGAAACTAACTTTATATGGGCCGTTGTTGCCATTGTATGTGGTGGTATAATTATGTTTCAGGCTTTGCTTTATTTCAGAAGGAAATGGTATGAAGTATTTTTAGTTGCCCATATTGTCTTGGCCATATTTTGGACAGTTGGGTTGTGGTATCATGTCCAATACAGAGGGTATGTTTGGTTAGTTCTTCCAAGTATCGCCGTTTGGAGTTTTGATAGGGCGGTTAGACTTGCAAGATTATTTGCTTTTGGTTTCCCACAAGCCGATATTACCTTGATAGCTGATGAAACTTTAAAAGTCCAAGTTCAAAAGCCCAAATATTGGAAATCGGTCCCCGGCGGACATGcttttattcattttttggatacaaaatatttttggCAGAGTCATCCATTCACGtttattgaagaagaactgggtagtattattttcttttgcaaAGTCAAAGATGGTATTACTAGATCTTTATACAATAGGTTGCTTTCTTCCCCAGGTAAATCTACAAAGGTGAGAGTTACAGTTGAAGGTCCTTATGGCGAACCCACACCAGCTAGATATGCCGACAGTGCTGTTTTCTTGGCCGGTGGCAATGGTATTCCTGGTATTTATTCGGAGGTTGTCGATGCCGCACAAGGCAGTAGTACTGGcgagaagaagaataaattcaaattggttTGGGTTGTTAGGGAATGGAAATCATTGTTTTGGTTCTATCAAGAATTGGttaatttgaaagatttgGATATTGACACTACCATTTATGTCACTAGACCCGGTATTGAGTCATTTGTTGAAGAGTATAACAACAGATTTTCAGAATCCCAGGCCATTCTTAGTGGTGACATTCatgaaaaaccaaaaaaagacGGTGTTAAAGTTTCTGTAAATAAGGTCGACggggaagaagaagaagaagatagTGAAAGTGATGGCATGATTGACAATATTAAGCTGGAGCTCGatcatattcaatttcatgAAGGAAGACCAAACATTGAATTCTTGGTTGATAGATTCGTTGAACAATCAAATGGATCTATTGCTTTTGTTGCCTGTGCTCACCACTCAATGGTTGATGAGATTCGGTACTATTGTGCCCACAAAATTGACAATCCAGAGAAGAAGAGAGTTGATTTCTATGAACAAGTCCAAGTTTGGGCCTAATCCGTAGAGAGACAAGCCTTCAGATTCTTATCTGTCTTTTTCGATTACCAATTTATAACCCATTAGGTCGTCTTTTTTTAGCCGTTTGTTTAGATCTATAAGCAATTATACATGAATATTAAATTACAAGCATCTATGAAGCAAGTGCTGGGGTGGATATTATCAACGGTTTGTACACGACTCATTACAGATCgtaaattcaattctgCAATTATATGCGATTTTTCTAACTCATCCTACTACAagtttgttttggtttcaatttttgattagCATTGCACACTTTGAAACAAACAGCTTGTTCTCAAGACTAATGTATATCTATAAACTTTAGTATTTTTGTATAACTCCATTGGAAAGAATCCCATCTTTATACATTCAATCATGATCCTACGATCTACTGCAAGCGGGAAGAGATTACCCAAAATATATTATCAACtgtattttctttctacAAAGCCCCAGTCTAATACAGAATCATTTGCCAAATATGGAATATTACCGTACTTTCAgtcaaaattgaatctgTGGTTGAATCCTGGCTCTCAAGTCAAAACACCACCGACAGAAATACAAACATTTATTTTGCAGAATTTgttattgaataaaaaaaatgtaattGTCAATCAATCTAACAAGCCTGGGAAATCATTGGGGTTACTATTACATGCTTTGAATCTATCGTTGACCAAACGGCCCTGGTATCTGGTTGAATCACGTCGAATTCCCCAGAAACCAGCAAGGTCGTTGGATTCAGTAATACTTGTTCCCACAGATGAGATGGTTAGCAAGTATCACAAATACTGTGAAAAATTAATCTCACCAATGGAGAAGAACTGTGTCCCAGTTGAGGTTTTCAAGACCAATGGGCCATTACATATTACAAGAGACCCATTGACAGTGAAATTTCTATCGAGGAAAAAACTACCGGAAATTACTACCGATTCCCTGGATTCAAAGTTAGATACAGCAAACCACTCTCAGGTGATGGTCACTACCTTATCAGGACTCCTCGATACTATTCAGAATGATCCTgatcaatttaaatttttgagGTTTTTTGCTATAGATCAACTAGATTATTTCATGAAAAGTGTTGATCTAAACGGATTTCTGGTGGTGAGTCAAAATGCAAAAGggaaatataaaaatagaTTGCTAGAAACAATACGGCAAATTGAAACTTTGAGAAAAGACACTCGGGAAGAAAGATTGACTGAATTTGTCAAGTTGGCCGCTCAGGATCTTAATGAAACTTTGACCTCGCAACAAATAGATGAGATTGTGAGGATTGTCTCTGAACGGAGAGTTGCAAAGTTCCCGAAAAAGTTTGTTTGTAGCGATCTAATGAAGGAGGAATTAGCAGAGAGGTTGCGGTACGAGTGTCTTGATAACATTCAATATTGCATTGTGGCGAATCCTCTGCATCCTCATGTTTTGgcattaaatgaattgttCTTGCAAAAAGATCTAGCATCAAACTCTGCAAgtgatattgaaaagaaacagTTGTATATTAAAAATCCTGAAACATTcaagttgaaaaatatcattaatcGCAGATTTGCCATGGAAGACTCATTGGATTTATTCAAGCCATTGGAGAGAACCAACAAAATTGAACTGTATTTCCCTGTGTTCCATGATGGCCAAGTTGAAGACTATAAAAATGTATTCAATTTACCGAGCCATGATCAAGTTCGGAAACTATTGGAGCATTTTGTGGGGTCGAAGTCTAGTATCAAAGATTACGCCAAAAAATACCATAGcgaaaagaaattaaattcaattgaagagTACGCTGAATTCATAAATGTGATATCTCTTGGTTTTAAAAAGAGATTACCTGGACTGTCGCTAACTGTGATTGTCCCTGCATACATCAATCcagaagaattgaaaacaaagcTTGCTGTCGAACTAAATGACACTATAGATAGAGTGTTAGCTGTTCCTGAATTCTTAGTATCTGGAACAAATCTAGAAAGTGAAAGCTTTATGTTTGCCGGATTGGATACGTTAATGTACCAAACTGCATTCACAGAAGGAAATATTGataagaaattgaatttgggTGTGAATGAGCCATATGGGGATTTGCTCCATGTTCATATTTGGAGGCTTTTATCCTCAACTTCAGTATCAAGAAAGAAGCGTGTTATATTTGCATTGAATGGTAATAATGCAAGTTCTGAAGACTTATCTAGAATTGGTCAAATATTTGCATTCAATAATATCTCAGGACAATTGGAAATAAAACCGTTTGTTCGAGTTTCTTA from Candida albicans SC5314 chromosome R, complete sequence encodes:
- a CDS encoding uncharacterized protein (Protein similar to ferric reductase Fre10p; possibly an essential gene, disruptants not obtained by UAU1 method), whose product is MKLLQYIIVFIITSLNGSLVAASVGSPFTLYKGSKPFYSCNNQISDTVSFCIEATDYQCLCTNKNYLATVAGCLQTVGPSPSAVNGLVTFCGTRGVYFDSYNWFNDSLQLYLQQAKSKNQIQNFNKSSPLETPFILNQTALMLYQQTYNMYYANLDNSLYYGAACLGYWLLMLLVIGLVNWTKVLFPNFVKKLTSPIVNKWRKYISAPATFKRKKAEEQRLFKIVSHLILSRFDSMIVFGFYILVIVLHAINYPAIENEVRYKSQYLAHMKILGDRTAVVGIMLMPLIFLFAGRNNFLQWIVGLNYSTFVGYHRHLARIMFALFVIHAAAFSYLFGDNYNLVMSETNFIWAVVAIVCGGIIMFQALLYFRRKWYEVFLVAHIVLAIFWTVGLWYHVQYRGYVWLVLPSIAVWSFDRAVRLARLFAFGFPQADITLIADETLKVQVQKPKYWKSVPGGHAFIHFLDTKYFWQSHPFTFIEEESGSIIFFCKVKDGITRSLYNRLLSSPGKSTKVRVTVEGPYGEPTPARYADSAVFLAGGNGIPGIYSEVVDAAQGSSTGEKKNKFKLVWVVREWKSLFWFYQELVNLKDLDIDTTIYVTRPGIESFVEEYNNRFSESQAILSGDIHEKPKKDGVKVSVNKVDGEEEEEDSESDGMIDNIKSELDHIQFHEGRPNIEFLVDRFVEQSNGSIAFVACAHHSMVDEIRYYCAHKIDNPEKKRVDFYEQVQVWA
- a CDS encoding uncharacterized protein (Has domain(s) with predicted ATP binding, ATP-dependent helicase activity, nucleic acid binding activity) → MILRSTASGKRLPKIYYQSYFLSTKPQSNTESFAKYGILPYFQSKLNSWLNPGSQVKTPPTEIQTFILQNLLLNKKNVIVNQSNKPGKSLGLLLHALNLSLTKRPWYSVESRRIPQKPARSLDSVILVPTDEMVSKYHKYCEKLISPMEKNCVPVEVFKTNGPLHITRDPLTVKFLSRKKLPEITTDSSDSKLDTANHSQVMVTTLSGLLDTIQNDPDQFKFLRFFAIDQLDYFMKSVDLNGFSVVSQNAKGKYKNRLLETIRQIETLRKDTREERLTEFVKLAAQDLNETLTSQQIDEIVRIVSERRVAKFPKKFVCSDLMKEELAERLRYECLDNIQYCIVANPSHPHVLALNELFLQKDLASNSASDIEKKQLYIKNPETFKLKNIINRRFAMEDSLDLFKPLERTNKIESYFPVFHDGQVEDYKNVFNLPSHDQVRKLLEHFVGSKSSIKDYAKKYHSEKKLNSIEEYAEFINVISLGFKKRLPGSSLTVIVPAYINPEELKTKLAVELNDTIDRVLAVPEFLVSGTNLESESFMFAGLDTLMYQTAFTEGNIDKKLNLGVNEPYGDLLHVHIWRLLSSTSVSRKKRVIFALNGNNASSEDLSRIGQIFAFNNISGQLEIKPFVRVS